GGGCGGTTGGAGTTTGAAGGGTCCACAGTTGCGGGaaagggggaaggagtggggagggggtgagaggcaGCCCGTGAGTGACATGCGGGCGGGAAGGGTCCATCGGGGATTGGAGTCTTTGCgtgatggggggtggaggggaggcggttttgggaggggggggttccAGAGGAGGGTGAAGGGTCCCACAGctgcgggagggtcggggggagacAAATGAGGAGGGATGGGGGCTGAGAGTTTAGCGAGTTAGCCAGTCCCGTGGGTGAcagattggttgggggggggggggcggttggataAAGGAGTCTTGTGGgaatgggaggtggggagggggtgatgattGGGGAACCAGGGTGGCCGGGGAGTGCCTGTACGCACCCCTCACCCACCAGCCCTCAACGCCCCTCCCCGCCCTTGTtgtttggctgctccctcagtgaTTGGCAATGACCTCCTTGATCCAGTTGACGTAGCTGAAGACATTGGTGTAGACAGCATAGCTGTAAGCTCGGCAGGCCTCATCGTAGGAGAGGATCCCGGCGGCGTACTCTACGCCCGCCTCTTCCACCACGAAGGGGGCACCCCGGTCCCCGGGGCACACATTCTCATCCAGCGCCGAGCGCTCGGTGCAGAACTGGTCGGGGGCGTCCTCCGGAAAGTAGGTGGGATGCTTCTCGGCGAAGTAGTGGTGGCACTCGCTGGCATTGGCCACCCCCAGCTCCACGTACAGCAGGTGGGTGGTGGCTTTGCGCTctatccccaccccccagcctgcCAGGTGTCCAACCTTTCCCTGGGCAACCAGGTCATGCGTGGGCAAgcagatgggcatgatgtggttgGAGTAGGTGATGTTCTCTTTGAGTTTGACCAGGGCCAGAT
This portion of the Mustelus asterias unplaced genomic scaffold, sMusAst1.hap1.1 HAP1_SCAFFOLD_4041, whole genome shotgun sequence genome encodes:
- the LOC144490926 gene encoding LOW QUALITY PROTEIN: haptoglobin-like (The sequence of the model RefSeq protein was modified relative to this genomic sequence to represent the inferred CDS: inserted 1 base in 1 codon) — translated: VCGHPVFHLETHQRVVGGRMVVNGASPWTILLRGANGEIVDGXLVDHQWMLTSAHALQGDGRPVADIKANFKAYVGIEDVREIDSAHEVHVEEIFYHLRAKDAVVYRNDLALVKLKENITYSNHIMPICLPTHDLVAQGKVGHLAGWGVGIERKATTHLLYVELGVANASECHHYFAEKHPTYFPEDAPDQFCTERSALDENVCPGDRGAPFVVEEAGVEYAAGILSYDEACRAYSYAVYTNVFSYVNWIKEVIANH